In Leptospira perdikensis, a single genomic region encodes these proteins:
- a CDS encoding YihY/virulence factor BrkB family protein: MKRLRRFFSEVYLYDVHGLASELSFTFLLTLFPLLVVFVTLLGLLQDPKTINLMTDQIGKFLPAPIFQPIDKSVENLTKVKSYNVIALSIAISFFSSLTIFGTISKALRFISRDETKVGFIASQWINFRLLVISLLLLVLYFYLTYGLVATERFLFQKFRFGFFRYNPYLSVSLISLPYCVGLFTFYYAYITKAKTTLKENLPGAIFASLLVLGMSFGFQGYLKMKNVGVNYSLAYDLISKMVVLMLYTYINSTFFIWGFLWNQVLADDRNKKSHSKK, encoded by the coding sequence ATGAAACGCCTCCGACGATTTTTCAGTGAAGTGTACTTGTACGATGTCCATGGCCTGGCTTCGGAACTTTCGTTTACCTTCCTTTTGACCTTGTTTCCACTCCTGGTTGTTTTTGTGACTTTGCTCGGGCTTTTACAAGATCCAAAAACCATCAATTTGATGACGGACCAAATCGGAAAATTTTTACCTGCACCTATTTTTCAACCCATAGACAAAAGTGTTGAGAATCTAACAAAAGTTAAAAGTTATAATGTGATCGCTCTTAGTATTGCCATTTCGTTTTTTTCGAGTTTGACCATCTTTGGAACCATATCCAAAGCACTTCGGTTTATTTCTCGGGATGAAACTAAGGTTGGTTTTATCGCTTCGCAGTGGATCAACTTTCGATTACTTGTGATTTCTCTCTTATTACTGGTTTTGTATTTTTATCTGACTTATGGACTGGTTGCTACAGAACGGTTTTTGTTTCAAAAATTTCGGTTTGGGTTTTTTAGATACAATCCATACTTATCGGTATCACTGATCTCTTTGCCTTATTGTGTAGGACTATTTACATTCTATTATGCTTATATTACTAAAGCAAAAACTACCTTAAAAGAAAATTTACCTGGTGCGATTTTTGCGTCGTTACTCGTTCTTGGGATGAGTTTTGGATTTCAAGGTTATCTCAAAATGAAAAACGTTGGAGTGAATTATTCCTTAGCTTATGATTTAATTTCTAAAATGGTAGTGTTGATGTTGTATACTTATATCAACTCTACTTTTTTTATTTGGGGATTTTTATGGAACCAAGTCCTTGCCGATGATCGAAATAAAAAATCTCATTCTAAAAAATAA